The following coding sequences lie in one Mesorhizobium sp. NZP2298 genomic window:
- a CDS encoding prolyl oligopeptidase family serine peptidase, producing the protein MPKPIAKPEAADPYLWLEDRTSKQSLDWVHRQNEITVGELQGDPSYQASFQTALDLMTAEDNIAVGAAIAGHVYNFWQDKTNALGLWRRTTVASYKTEKPVWETIIDFDQLAAKEGIKWVFSGASRLYPDFSRCLLSMSPDGGDASEMREFDIETKSFIEGGFRAPASKSSFGWLDKDTVIVSAAFEEADKTESGYPRVIKLWKRGTTLEEATPIFEAKTEDLAAGAGVEFDGDKRHVFLARAINFFASHSFLHFPSGENRRIPLPDDATDTSLFKDQLVFGVRTPWTAPDGTVCQPDGLYSFNFAHWIEAGGFGTIETLLAPAHRVSIAGLARTQDRLFISLMDNVRGKALVCERKEGAWSMKPVALPENGTVGISHAEHFGSSVSFSFTDFLTPSSIIWSDDDGETLATVKSQPARFDAAPLISEQFEARSKDGTMIPYFVVRRRDQKGPVPTLLYGYGGFEVPLLPGYAGVRGRLWLEKGNAYVQACIRGGGEFGPAWHQAALKGNRQNGFDDFAAVAEDVVRRGIATASSLGIQGGSNGGLLTGVSLTQHPELFGAAIIEVPLLDMLRYTELPPGASWMAEYGDPSKPEDAKWLSAYSPYQHVKANPAYPPVLLTTSTADDRVHPGHARKMAARLQEAGHARTLFFEETEGGHGGRGDRRPQAAQTAMKYVFLQRALTAKA; encoded by the coding sequence ATGCCCAAGCCCATCGCCAAGCCAGAAGCCGCAGATCCCTATCTCTGGCTGGAAGACAGGACCAGCAAACAGTCTCTGGACTGGGTGCATCGCCAGAACGAGATCACGGTTGGCGAATTGCAGGGCGATCCGTCCTACCAGGCGTCGTTCCAAACGGCGCTCGACCTGATGACGGCCGAGGACAATATCGCGGTCGGCGCGGCAATCGCCGGCCATGTCTATAATTTCTGGCAGGACAAGACCAATGCGCTCGGGCTGTGGCGCCGCACGACGGTCGCTTCCTACAAGACCGAGAAGCCGGTCTGGGAAACAATCATCGACTTCGACCAGCTTGCGGCGAAGGAGGGGATAAAATGGGTGTTCAGCGGCGCCAGCCGGCTCTATCCGGATTTCAGCCGCTGCCTGCTGTCGATGTCGCCCGATGGCGGCGACGCCAGCGAGATGCGTGAGTTCGACATCGAAACCAAATCGTTTATCGAGGGTGGTTTCCGGGCGCCGGCCTCGAAGTCGAGTTTTGGCTGGCTGGACAAGGACACGGTCATTGTCTCGGCTGCCTTCGAGGAGGCCGACAAGACCGAGTCCGGCTACCCGCGCGTGATCAAGCTCTGGAAGCGTGGCACGACGCTGGAGGAGGCGACGCCGATCTTCGAGGCAAAGACCGAAGACCTCGCCGCCGGCGCCGGCGTGGAGTTCGACGGCGACAAGCGTCACGTGTTTCTGGCGCGGGCGATCAATTTCTTCGCGTCGCACAGTTTCCTGCATTTCCCGTCTGGTGAAAACAGGCGCATTCCGCTGCCCGACGACGCCACCGATACATCGCTTTTCAAGGATCAACTGGTGTTTGGCGTGCGCACGCCGTGGACGGCGCCTGACGGCACGGTGTGCCAGCCGGACGGGCTCTATTCGTTCAATTTCGCCCACTGGATCGAAGCCGGCGGTTTTGGGACCATCGAAACCTTGTTGGCGCCGGCGCATCGCGTGTCCATCGCCGGGCTCGCCAGAACGCAGGACCGGCTGTTCATCAGCCTGATGGACAATGTCCGCGGCAAGGCTCTTGTCTGCGAACGCAAGGAGGGCGCCTGGTCCATGAAACCGGTGGCGTTGCCTGAAAACGGTACTGTCGGCATCAGCCATGCCGAGCATTTCGGGTCGAGCGTGTCCTTCTCGTTCACGGATTTCCTGACGCCGAGCTCGATCATCTGGTCGGATGATGATGGCGAGACGCTCGCCACGGTGAAGTCGCAGCCGGCGCGGTTCGATGCCGCGCCGCTGATCTCGGAGCAGTTCGAGGCGCGCTCGAAGGACGGCACGATGATCCCGTATTTCGTCGTCAGGCGGCGCGACCAGAAGGGTCCGGTGCCGACGCTGCTCTATGGCTATGGCGGCTTCGAAGTGCCGCTCCTGCCCGGCTATGCCGGCGTGCGTGGCAGGCTGTGGCTGGAGAAGGGCAATGCCTATGTGCAGGCCTGCATCCGTGGCGGCGGTGAGTTCGGGCCGGCCTGGCACCAGGCGGCGCTGAAAGGTAATCGCCAGAACGGTTTTGACGATTTCGCCGCGGTGGCTGAGGACGTCGTCAGGCGCGGCATCGCGACAGCAAGCTCGCTCGGCATCCAGGGCGGCTCGAATGGCGGCCTGCTGACCGGCGTTTCGCTGACGCAGCATCCCGAACTTTTCGGCGCCGCCATCATCGAGGTGCCGCTGCTCGACATGCTGCGGTACACCGAGCTGCCGCCCGGCGCCTCGTGGATGGCCGAATATGGCGATCCGTCGAAGCCGGAAGACGCCAAGTGGCTGTCCGCCTATTCGCCCTACCAGCACGTCAAGGCCAATCCCGCCTATCCGCCGGTGCTGCTGACGACCTCGACCGCCGATGACCGGGTCCATCCCGGCCATGCGCGCAAGATGGCGGCTCGCCTGCAGGAGGCGGGCCACGCCAGGACGCTGTTTTTCGAGGAAACCGAAGGCGGACATGGCGGGCGTGGCGACCGCCGGCCGCAGGCGGCGCAGACGGCGATGAAATATGTCTTCCTGCAGCGGGCGCTGACCGCCAAGGCCTAG
- a CDS encoding aspartate aminotransferase family protein produces the protein MTYQNYSLKQLQQIDAAHHLHPFTDHKELREAGSRIITHANGPFIYDSEGAEILDGMAGLWCVNIGYGRDELAEAAYAQMKELPYYNSFFKCSTPTPVLLSKKLAEIAPKHVNQVFYGSSGSEANDTALRLVRHYWVLEGKPEKNRIISRKMAYHGSTIAGTSLGGMDAMHKQLGGAVPNIVHVMMPYAYELALPGESDHDFGLRAAKSVEDAILEAGADKVAAFIGEPVMGAGGVKIPPASYWPEVQRICRKYDVLLMLDEVITGYGRTGEWFAAQTLGIEPDTITTAKALTSGYQPLSALLVGDRIASTLVEKGGEFNHGYTYSGHPVACAVALKNLEIIEQEGLVDRVRNDTGPYFAKALQERIAGHDLVGEVRSIGLMGAIEIVKDKATKERFLPSGSAAVTVRDHAIANGMMLRATGDTMILSPPLIWTRDTIDMACERIGKALDLAEADLRKR, from the coding sequence ATGACCTATCAGAATTATTCGCTGAAGCAGCTTCAGCAGATCGACGCCGCGCATCATCTTCATCCCTTCACCGACCACAAGGAACTGCGCGAAGCCGGCTCGCGCATCATCACCCACGCCAACGGCCCGTTCATCTACGATTCCGAAGGGGCCGAAATCCTCGACGGCATGGCCGGGCTGTGGTGCGTCAACATCGGCTATGGCCGCGACGAGCTGGCGGAGGCCGCTTACGCCCAGATGAAGGAACTGCCCTACTACAATTCCTTCTTCAAATGCTCGACGCCGACGCCGGTGCTGTTGTCCAAGAAGCTGGCCGAGATCGCGCCGAAGCACGTCAACCAGGTGTTTTATGGTTCCTCCGGTTCGGAGGCCAATGATACGGCGCTCCGCCTGGTGCGCCACTACTGGGTGCTGGAAGGCAAGCCGGAAAAGAACCGCATCATCTCGCGCAAGATGGCCTATCATGGCTCGACCATCGCCGGCACCTCGCTCGGCGGCATGGATGCCATGCACAAGCAGCTCGGCGGCGCCGTGCCCAACATCGTCCATGTGATGATGCCCTATGCCTATGAACTGGCACTGCCTGGCGAGAGCGATCATGATTTCGGCCTGCGCGCGGCAAAGTCGGTCGAGGACGCCATCCTCGAAGCCGGCGCCGACAAGGTCGCGGCCTTTATCGGCGAGCCGGTGATGGGGGCGGGCGGTGTCAAGATTCCGCCGGCGAGCTACTGGCCGGAAGTGCAGCGCATCTGCCGCAAATATGATGTTCTGCTGATGCTGGACGAGGTCATCACGGGCTATGGCCGCACCGGTGAATGGTTCGCGGCGCAGACGCTTGGCATCGAACCGGACACCATCACCACGGCCAAGGCGCTGACGTCAGGTTACCAGCCGTTGTCGGCCTTGCTGGTCGGCGACCGCATTGCATCGACGCTGGTCGAGAAGGGCGGCGAGTTCAATCACGGCTACACCTATTCCGGTCACCCGGTGGCTTGCGCCGTGGCGTTGAAGAACCTGGAAATCATCGAGCAGGAAGGCCTTGTCGACCGCGTCAGGAACGACACCGGGCCTTATTTCGCCAAGGCCCTGCAGGAGCGCATTGCCGGACATGACCTCGTCGGCGAGGTGCGTTCGATCGGCCTGATGGGCGCGATCGAGATCGTCAAGGACAAGGCGACCAAGGAACGGTTCCTGCCGTCGGGAAGTGCCGCGGTGACGGTGCGCGACCATGCGATCGCCAACGGCATGATGCTGCGCGCCACAGGCGACACGATGATCCTGTCGCCGCCGCTGATCTGGACTCGCGACACGATCGACATGGCCTGCGAGCGTATCGGCAAGGCGCTGGATCTGGCAGAGGCCGATCTGCGCAAACGATAA
- a CDS encoding cytochrome c oxidase assembly factor Coa1 family protein gives MAGQPLNQPAEIPAELDRWNWGAFFLNWIWGIGNSTFIALLALIPVVNLIVIIVLGARGSRWAWQNRAWRDAEQFRKTQRNWAIAGLAVWVVSIGGCATMVGSIPFMLKGNGAYHMTMDAIRADTRVKAAIGDDVADNFWVGGHLNVNANGTGDAQFSIPVHGTKGKGTVFSHLVRNAGTWSMRLLVVRVDGVDAPIVLTNEDHVPIPNAAIGI, from the coding sequence ATGGCCGGTCAGCCGCTTAACCAACCCGCCGAAATCCCGGCCGAACTCGACCGCTGGAACTGGGGCGCTTTCTTCCTCAACTGGATCTGGGGTATCGGCAACAGCACTTTCATCGCGCTGCTGGCGCTGATCCCGGTCGTCAACCTCATCGTGATCATCGTGCTTGGCGCGCGCGGCAGCCGCTGGGCGTGGCAGAACCGGGCCTGGCGCGACGCGGAACAGTTCCGCAAGACGCAGCGCAACTGGGCAATCGCCGGTCTTGCTGTCTGGGTGGTCAGTATCGGCGGCTGTGCGACCATGGTAGGCAGCATCCCCTTCATGCTCAAGGGCAACGGCGCCTACCACATGACCATGGATGCCATTCGCGCCGACACCCGTGTGAAGGCTGCCATTGGCGACGACGTAGCCGACAATTTCTGGGTCGGCGGCCATCTCAACGTCAACGCGAATGGGACGGGCGACGCGCAGTTCAGTATTCCCGTCCACGGCACCAAGGGCAAAGGCACCGTGTTTTCCCATCTGGTTCGCAATGCCGGCACTTGGAGCATGCGCCTGCTCGTGGTCAGGGTTGATGGAGTGGACGCGCCGATCGTGCTGACCAACGAAGACCACGTGCCAATCCCGAACGCGGCGATCGGAATATAG
- the mmsB gene encoding 3-hydroxyisobutyrate dehydrogenase: protein MTTIAFIGLGNMGNPMAANLVKAGHQVHGFDLMPENLATAREHGIIVMANAPTAVKDADVVITMLPAGRHVLSVYEDIAPKAKKGALFIDSSTIDVESARKAHALAAKHGLLSVDAPVSGGTGGATAGTLTFMAGGSNDAFAAAEPILKPMAGRIVHCGGDGAGQAAKICNNMILGISMIGVAEAFVLAEKLGLSHQALFDVASTSSGQCWSLTTYCPVPGPVPTSPANRDYKPGFAAALMLKDLKLSQEAALGAGAVTPLGAEAAQLYALFSAQGHGGADFSGIINFLRGDLA from the coding sequence ATGACAACGATCGCCTTCATCGGCCTCGGTAACATGGGCAATCCAATGGCCGCGAATCTGGTCAAGGCGGGGCATCAGGTGCACGGCTTCGACCTCATGCCCGAGAATCTGGCGACCGCGCGCGAGCATGGCATCATCGTCATGGCCAACGCACCGACGGCGGTGAAGGATGCTGACGTTGTGATCACCATGCTGCCCGCCGGCAGGCACGTGCTGTCGGTCTACGAAGACATCGCGCCCAAGGCAAAGAAGGGCGCACTGTTCATCGATTCCTCGACCATTGATGTCGAATCGGCTCGCAAGGCGCATGCGCTGGCTGCAAAACACGGCCTGCTGTCGGTCGATGCGCCCGTCTCGGGCGGCACCGGAGGCGCCACGGCCGGCACGCTGACATTCATGGCCGGCGGCTCCAACGATGCCTTCGCCGCCGCCGAGCCGATCCTGAAGCCGATGGCCGGCCGCATCGTCCATTGCGGCGGTGATGGTGCCGGCCAGGCGGCGAAGATCTGCAACAACATGATCCTCGGCATTTCGATGATCGGCGTCGCCGAGGCCTTCGTGCTGGCGGAAAAACTCGGCCTGTCGCATCAGGCGCTGTTCGACGTCGCCTCGACGTCTTCAGGCCAATGCTGGTCGCTGACCACCTATTGTCCGGTTCCCGGGCCCGTGCCGACCTCACCCGCCAACAGGGATTACAAACCGGGTTTTGCCGCGGCCCTTATGTTGAAAGACCTGAAATTGTCCCAGGAGGCAGCACTTGGCGCTGGTGCGGTGACCCCACTTGGCGCCGAAGCGGCGCAGCTCTACGCCCTGTTCAGCGCCCAGGGCCATGGCGGCGCCGATTTCTCCGGCATAATTAATTTTCTCAGGGGTGACCTAGCGTAA
- a CDS encoding isobutyryl-CoA dehydrogenase codes for MDAAVDASTSQYELNEEQRAIQEMAQAFAADRVAPNALDWDRRKYFPADVIRETGPLGLGGIYVRDDVGGSALGRLDAVLIFEALSHADPGFSSFISIHNMVAWMIDRFGNDEQRQRFLPKLTSMEWLASYCLTEPGSGSDAAALKTRAVKSGGDYVLNGAKQFISGAGDSDVYAVMVRTGAEGPKGISTIVVPKDAPGLSFGANEHKMGWHMQSTRQVIFEDCKVPAENLLSGEGAGFGIAMAGLDGGRLNIAACSLGGAQSALDKALSYTAERKAFGSKINQFQALQFRLADMETELQASRIFLYAAASKLDRKAPDAGKWSAMAKRFVTDTGFNVANNALQLLGGYGYLHDYGIEKLVRDLRVHQILEGTNEIMRVIIARALIGR; via the coding sequence ATGGACGCCGCGGTCGATGCGAGCACCAGCCAGTACGAACTCAACGAGGAGCAGCGTGCCATCCAGGAGATGGCGCAGGCCTTCGCCGCCGATCGCGTCGCGCCGAATGCGCTCGACTGGGACCGCAGGAAATACTTCCCCGCCGACGTGATCCGCGAGACCGGGCCGCTCGGCCTCGGCGGCATCTATGTCAGGGACGATGTCGGCGGTTCGGCCCTCGGTCGCCTCGACGCCGTGCTGATCTTCGAGGCTCTGTCGCACGCCGACCCAGGCTTTTCATCCTTCATCTCGATCCACAACATGGTGGCCTGGATGATCGACCGGTTCGGTAATGACGAGCAGCGCCAGCGCTTCCTGCCGAAGCTGACCTCGATGGAATGGCTGGCAAGCTACTGCCTGACCGAACCGGGCTCCGGCTCGGACGCCGCGGCGTTGAAGACGCGCGCGGTCAAGAGCGGCGGCGACTATGTCCTCAACGGCGCCAAGCAATTCATCTCGGGCGCCGGCGACAGCGATGTCTATGCCGTGATGGTGCGCACCGGCGCCGAGGGGCCGAAAGGCATTTCCACCATCGTTGTGCCGAAGGATGCGCCCGGACTCTCCTTCGGCGCGAATGAACACAAGATGGGCTGGCACATGCAGTCGACCCGCCAGGTCATCTTCGAGGACTGCAAGGTGCCGGCGGAAAACCTCTTGTCGGGCGAAGGCGCTGGCTTCGGCATCGCCATGGCCGGCCTCGATGGCGGCAGGCTGAACATCGCCGCCTGTTCGCTGGGCGGCGCGCAGTCGGCGCTCGACAAGGCGCTGTCCTACACGGCCGAGCGCAAGGCCTTCGGCTCGAAGATCAACCAGTTCCAGGCGCTGCAATTCAGGCTGGCCGACATGGAGACCGAACTGCAGGCGTCACGCATTTTCCTCTATGCCGCCGCCTCCAAGCTCGACCGCAAGGCGCCCGATGCCGGCAAATGGTCCGCCATGGCCAAGCGCTTCGTCACCGACACCGGCTTCAACGTCGCCAACAATGCGCTGCAGTTGCTTGGCGGCTACGGCTATCTGCACGACTACGGCATCGAGAAACTGGTACGCGACCTGCGCGTTCACCAGATCCTCGAAGGCACCAACGAGATCATGCGCGTCATCATCGCGCGGGCGCTGATCGGCCGCTGA
- a CDS encoding dimethylsulfonioproprionate lyase family protein: MTTKFDELLGRFHAYLASVDDARVRDAVARIGWDMPARALEPHALGCLRHLDRAADLAPMAAQPLVQWLAQRRNELHWGQTYTEADFGKTFIDNYGWLELFGTRGHFANDEVAAGLLILGPEIVYPDHHHVAEEIYIPLTGGTEWRMGEEGFRKRKAGEVVHHASNVNHAMRTGNEPLLALYIWRGGPLAQKSTITGTAAQGRN, translated from the coding sequence GTGACGACAAAATTCGATGAGCTGCTGGGACGGTTCCACGCCTATCTCGCTTCTGTGGATGACGCGCGGGTGCGCGACGCCGTCGCGCGCATAGGCTGGGACATGCCGGCCCGCGCCCTGGAGCCGCATGCGCTCGGTTGCCTGCGCCATCTCGATCGCGCGGCTGACCTGGCGCCGATGGCCGCGCAACCGCTGGTCCAATGGCTGGCGCAGCGGCGCAACGAATTGCATTGGGGGCAGACCTACACCGAGGCCGATTTCGGCAAGACCTTCATCGACAATTATGGCTGGCTGGAATTGTTCGGCACGCGCGGCCATTTCGCCAATGATGAGGTGGCGGCCGGCCTGCTGATCCTTGGACCCGAAATCGTCTACCCAGACCACCATCACGTCGCCGAGGAGATCTATATTCCGCTGACCGGCGGCACCGAATGGCGCATGGGCGAGGAGGGATTTCGCAAGCGGAAGGCCGGCGAGGTCGTCCATCACGCGTCCAATGTCAACCATGCCATGCGAACCGGCAACGAGCCGCTTCTGGCGCTCTACATCTGGCGCGGCGGCCCGCTGGCGCAGAAATCGACGATCACCGGAACCGCAGCGCAGGGGCGGAACTGA
- a CDS encoding cobyric acid synthase, producing MAKAIMLQGTGSDVGKTVLVAGLCRAAKKRGLKVRPFKPQNMSNNAAVADIPGDNSKSGGEIGRAQWLQAIACGVAPSVHMNPVLLKPQTDVGAQVIVQGKVFGEARARDYQALKGRLMDAVLDSWAKVGEGADLILVEGAGSPAEINLRSRDIANMGFATRADVPVVLVGDIDRGGVIASVAGTHLILPEEDRRMIVGYLINKFRGDVSLFDDGIKAIDSFTGWRCFGVVPWLKAAARLPSEDSVVLERLASGEARALKVAVPMLGRIANFDDLDPLKAEPQVEVVFVPPGKPLPEDAGLVVIPGSKSTIGDLLKFRENGWDRDLAAHRKRGGHVVGICGGFQMLGRMVRDPDGIEGSVTEAEGLGLLDIETVMEPEKTVRNVSARSVQFDLPLDGYEIHLGRTTGPDTLRPSAVINGVEDGAISADGKVIGTYMHGLFGADAFRGKFLESLGIKDGGIDYRAEVERALDEVAAELETHLDCNAIFGLAR from the coding sequence ATGGCCAAGGCGATCATGCTGCAAGGGACGGGTTCGGATGTCGGCAAGACGGTGCTGGTCGCCGGCCTGTGCCGCGCCGCGAAAAAGCGTGGCCTGAAGGTGCGGCCGTTCAAGCCGCAGAACATGTCGAACAATGCCGCCGTCGCCGACATTCCCGGCGACAACAGCAAAAGCGGCGGCGAGATCGGCCGCGCGCAATGGCTGCAGGCAATCGCCTGTGGCGTCGCGCCGTCGGTGCACATGAACCCGGTGCTGCTCAAGCCGCAGACCGATGTCGGCGCGCAAGTCATCGTGCAGGGCAAGGTGTTCGGCGAGGCGCGGGCGCGTGACTACCAGGCGCTGAAGGGCCGGCTGATGGATGCGGTGCTGGACTCCTGGGCGAAGGTTGGCGAGGGCGCTGATCTCATCCTCGTCGAGGGTGCCGGCTCGCCGGCCGAAATCAACCTGCGCAGCCGCGACATCGCCAATATGGGCTTTGCCACGCGTGCCGATGTGCCGGTGGTGCTGGTCGGCGACATCGATCGCGGCGGTGTCATCGCCTCTGTCGCCGGCACACATCTGATCCTGCCGGAAGAGGACCGGCGCATGATCGTCGGCTACCTCATCAACAAGTTCCGTGGCGATGTCTCGCTGTTTGATGACGGCATCAAGGCAATCGACAGTTTCACCGGGTGGCGCTGCTTCGGCGTCGTGCCGTGGCTGAAGGCGGCGGCTCGGCTGCCTTCAGAGGATTCGGTGGTGTTGGAACGGCTGGCGTCCGGCGAGGCGCGTGCGTTGAAAGTGGCGGTGCCGATGCTTGGCCGCATCGCCAATTTCGACGATCTCGATCCTCTCAAGGCCGAACCGCAGGTCGAAGTGGTGTTCGTGCCCCCTGGCAAGCCGTTGCCGGAGGACGCCGGGCTGGTGGTCATTCCCGGCTCCAAGTCGACGATCGGTGATCTCCTGAAATTCCGCGAGAACGGCTGGGACAGGGATCTTGCCGCGCACCGCAAGCGCGGCGGCCATGTTGTCGGCATCTGCGGCGGCTTCCAGATGCTTGGGCGTATGGTGCGCGATCCCGACGGCATCGAAGGCAGCGTCACCGAGGCCGAGGGGCTTGGCCTGCTCGATATCGAAACGGTGATGGAACCGGAGAAGACGGTGCGCAATGTCAGCGCCCGCTCGGTCCAGTTCGACTTGCCGCTTGATGGCTACGAAATCCATCTCGGCCGTACCACCGGCCCGGATACGCTGCGGCCGTCGGCGGTCATCAATGGCGTCGAGGATGGCGCGATCTCGGCCGATGGCAAGGTGATCGGCACCTATATGCATGGCCTGTTCGGCGCCGACGCCTTTCGCGGGAAATTCCTGGAAAGCCTCGGCATCAAGGACGGCGGCATCGACTACCGCGCCGAAGTCGAACGGGCGCTGGACGAGGTCGCGGCCGAGTTGGAAACCCATCTCGACTGTAACGCGATTTTCGGCCTGGCTCGGTGA
- a CDS encoding VOC family protein, with translation MPTTTEAPRLYPALRYKNAAKMIDWFCEAFGFSVRARHGEGDVVHHAELVFGSSMIMLGTVRDDDYGKMVGEPGSGGGKSIYIAVDDADAAYAKARKAGATIIQELTNRDYGSREFICRDPEGGVWSFGTYWPKAGDKG, from the coding sequence ATGCCCACCACCACCGAAGCCCCCCGCCTCTACCCCGCTTTGCGCTACAAGAACGCGGCGAAAATGATCGACTGGTTCTGCGAAGCCTTCGGCTTCAGCGTCCGCGCCCGCCATGGCGAAGGCGATGTCGTGCACCATGCCGAACTGGTCTTCGGCTCCTCGATGATCATGCTCGGCACAGTGCGCGATGACGACTACGGCAAGATGGTCGGCGAGCCCGGTTCAGGCGGCGGCAAGTCGATCTATATCGCTGTCGACGATGCCGATGCCGCCTATGCCAAGGCCAGGAAGGCCGGCGCGACGATCATCCAGGAACTGACGAACCGGGACTATGGCAGCCGCGAATTCATCTGTCGTGACCCGGAAGGTGGTGTCTGGTCGTTCGGCACCTACTGGCCGAAGGCGGGGGATAAGGGCTGA
- a CDS encoding helix-turn-helix domain-containing protein, protein MPIEMQRRKEQDRSVAGRFEMHRRLPDPALDGIVTDICGYRETAPGHFRNVEYASLTVPLVISFAEPFAIGLGKAPGDNDRFASFAAGLFAGPVMIESFGAACCVQINFTPLGARRFFRLPMSELTDSMVALDDVLGAEGLALRERLGNAPDWASRFDLAEAFVTVRLEHAAETPLEITWAYDRIIASGGRASISSIAEKLGWSRKHLAGSFSNAIGIGPKTLSRIVRFNRALGLSRQLTADWAGIAADCGYADQAHLVREFRDLAGETPTALVGR, encoded by the coding sequence ATGCCGATCGAGATGCAGCGCCGGAAAGAACAGGACCGCTCCGTCGCGGGGCGCTTCGAGATGCACCGGCGCCTTCCCGATCCGGCGCTTGATGGGATCGTCACCGACATTTGCGGCTACCGCGAAACGGCGCCAGGTCATTTCCGCAATGTCGAATACGCTTCGCTCACCGTGCCGCTGGTGATCAGCTTCGCCGAACCCTTCGCCATCGGCCTCGGCAAGGCGCCCGGCGACAATGACCGCTTCGCCAGTTTCGCCGCCGGCCTCTTTGCCGGACCGGTGATGATCGAATCCTTCGGCGCCGCCTGCTGCGTGCAGATCAACTTCACCCCGCTTGGCGCGCGCCGTTTCTTCCGCCTGCCGATGAGCGAACTGACCGACAGCATGGTCGCCCTCGACGACGTGCTGGGCGCCGAGGGCCTGGCCCTGCGCGAACGGCTCGGCAACGCGCCGGACTGGGCGTCGCGTTTCGACCTCGCCGAAGCTTTCGTCACCGTCAGGCTTGAGCACGCCGCCGAAACGCCGCTCGAAATCACCTGGGCCTATGACCGCATCATCGCATCAGGCGGTCGGGCCAGCATTTCCTCGATTGCCGAAAAGCTGGGCTGGAGCCGAAAGCATCTCGCCGGCAGCTTTTCCAATGCGATCGGCATCGGCCCAAAGACATTGTCGCGCATCGTCCGCTTCAACCGGGCGCTCGGCCTGTCGCGGCAGCTGACCGCCGATTGGGCCGGTATCGCCGCCGATTGCGGCTATGCCGACCAGGCGCATCTGGTGCGCGAATTCCGCGACCTCGCCGGCGAGACGCCGACGGCACTTGTCGGCAGGTAA
- a CDS encoding TSUP family transporter — translation MIDLTTQTVAMLALAAFAAGFVDSIAGGGGLITIPALLLAGFSPVEALGTNKLQGMFGSGSATIHYASKGHVDLRRQLPSALLAAAGGVVGALLATIVPGDLLRALLPLVLIAIALYFALKPNMNDVDRAERLSPFLFGLTLVPAIGFYDGLFGPGAGSFYMLAFVALAGYGVLKATAHTKLLNFASNIGGFIVFAAVGVISWKIGLMMGVAQFLGARVGASLAMRIGARLIKPLLVVVCLALAVKLLADPANPLRVMIGV, via the coding sequence ATGATCGATCTCACCACCCAGACTGTCGCCATGCTCGCCTTGGCCGCCTTTGCGGCGGGCTTTGTGGACTCGATTGCCGGTGGCGGCGGGCTGATCACCATACCCGCACTGCTGCTTGCCGGGTTCTCTCCGGTCGAAGCGCTTGGGACCAACAAGTTGCAAGGTATGTTCGGCTCCGGATCGGCGACGATCCACTATGCCTCCAAGGGTCATGTCGACTTGCGCCGACAATTGCCGTCGGCCCTGCTGGCGGCCGCTGGGGGTGTCGTTGGCGCCTTGCTGGCCACCATTGTTCCGGGCGACCTGTTGCGCGCCCTGTTGCCGCTGGTGCTGATCGCCATCGCACTCTATTTCGCGCTCAAGCCCAACATGAACGATGTCGACCGGGCCGAGCGCCTGTCGCCCTTCCTGTTCGGACTGACCCTGGTGCCGGCAATCGGCTTCTATGACGGCCTGTTCGGCCCCGGCGCCGGTTCCTTCTACATGCTGGCCTTCGTCGCTCTTGCCGGCTACGGCGTGCTCAAGGCGACGGCACATACGAAGCTGCTCAACTTCGCTTCCAATATCGGCGGCTTCATCGTCTTCGCCGCTGTCGGCGTTATCTCCTGGAAGATCGGGCTGATGATGGGCGTTGCCCAGTTCCTCGGCGCCCGCGTCGGTGCGAGCCTTGCCATGCGCATCGGCGCCAGACTGATCAAGCCGCTGCTGGTGGTCGTCTGCCTCGCCCTGGCGGTGAAACTGCTGGCCGACCCGGCCAACCCGCTGCGTGTCATGATTGGTGTGTGA
- a CDS encoding TerB family tellurite resistance protein — MAFALLDQIRSIFDGDPGVRKVADDPVLSAELLMLFRMILADGTVSESEMVAFRRICKEAFGIAETSIDSVVEYLNEFGYETNGSQAIALFRDLDVERRKQLARHMAEIAKADSQLAETEVRLLRRTLDLLDISPVDVVKPEE; from the coding sequence ATGGCATTCGCATTGCTGGACCAGATACGCTCGATCTTCGACGGCGACCCGGGTGTGCGCAAAGTCGCGGACGATCCGGTGCTGTCGGCCGAACTTCTGATGCTTTTCCGCATGATCCTGGCCGACGGGACGGTCAGCGAGAGCGAGATGGTTGCCTTCCGGCGCATCTGCAAAGAGGCGTTCGGCATTGCCGAGACCAGTATCGATAGCGTCGTCGAATATCTTAACGAGTTCGGCTATGAGACCAACGGCTCGCAGGCGATCGCGCTGTTTCGCGATCTCGACGTCGAGCGGCGCAAGCAATTGGCTCGGCACATGGCGGAGATCGCCAAGGCGGATTCGCAACTGGCCGAGACAGAGGTGCGTCTCTTGCGCCGCACGCTCGACCTGCTCGATATCAGCCCGGTCGATGTGGTGAAGCCGGAAGAATAG